One region of Clostridiaceae bacterium genomic DNA includes:
- a CDS encoding NTP transferase domain-containing protein has product MKAVIMAGGEGTRLRPLTCNRPKPMVPVGNKPVMEHIIELLKKYQLVDIAVTLQYMPELIKEYFHDGREHGVNISYYIEEKPLGTAGSVKNAQDFLDDTFIVISGDALTDIDLKKAIDFHIKKGSIATLVLKRVDIPLEYGVVVTDEEGRIIRFLEKPSWGEVFSDTVNTGIYILSPEVLNYFNKNEMFDFSRDLFPILLREGRPMYGYITEDYWCDIGDLKAYVQAHVDILQGKVSISIPGKEAGEKIWIGDDTEIGEDVKIESPCIIGQNVKIKKGTLIGAYTVVGDNCIIGEQSSIKKSVIWENTFIDRQAELRGCVLCKKVHMGYNSSAFEYSVIGEDTTVKENAIIKPNIKIWPNKIIESGVEVNSNLIWGSKSTRSIFGNRGVAGEINVDITPEYASKLGAAYGALFKGKGTIAISCDHSRAAQMLKISFISGILSSGMEVIDFGSMLLPMARSAIRFYRADGGIHISTSFEDNQRLFIDFLDKNGSNIERAMERKIENAFAREDFSRCEGDCIKGVKTIEGYGDFYLRSIINSVKSENMNFKIAVNSPSHFISSSISSLLEELGCSVEVMNLRFMNTLTMRQSNTSEDMNSFAGFIRDGKFDLGVSIGDNCEKMILIDSKGRIVNEDMFIALISLIIFKTIKGGTVVVPISASQVVEKIASQHNGKVIRSKTSTQDIMSKIWCNGEKAEILEQFTMRFDAIAGLVKILDFMKNNNYTLSELVDMIPEIHMNKKEVECPWDAKGKVIRHIIQEQRGESIETLEGVKIYENGGWVLVLPDAEKPVCKVISESYSEEFAEELASVYADKIREISRNA; this is encoded by the coding sequence ATGAAAGCTGTAATCATGGCGGGTGGAGAGGGAACAAGATTAAGGCCCCTAACTTGTAATCGCCCAAAACCAATGGTACCAGTTGGTAACAAACCTGTTATGGAACATATTATTGAGTTATTGAAAAAATATCAGTTGGTGGATATAGCAGTAACATTACAATACATGCCTGAACTAATTAAGGAATATTTTCATGATGGAAGAGAACATGGAGTAAATATAAGCTATTATATAGAAGAAAAGCCCCTTGGAACCGCTGGCAGTGTAAAAAACGCACAGGACTTTCTGGATGATACTTTTATTGTTATCAGCGGAGATGCTCTTACTGATATAGATTTGAAAAAAGCAATAGATTTTCATATTAAAAAAGGTTCCATTGCTACTTTGGTATTAAAAAGAGTCGACATACCTCTTGAATATGGCGTGGTAGTAACTGATGAGGAAGGGAGAATAATTAGATTTCTTGAAAAGCCAAGCTGGGGCGAAGTATTCAGCGATACGGTAAATACAGGGATTTATATACTTTCACCTGAAGTTTTAAATTATTTTAATAAAAATGAAATGTTTGACTTTAGCAGAGATCTGTTTCCAATATTATTAAGAGAAGGAAGACCAATGTATGGATACATTACAGAAGACTACTGGTGTGATATTGGGGATTTAAAAGCATATGTCCAAGCCCATGTAGATATTCTTCAGGGGAAGGTAAGTATTAGCATACCCGGCAAAGAAGCAGGAGAAAAGATATGGATCGGAGATGATACCGAGATAGGGGAGGATGTAAAAATTGAATCTCCTTGTATAATTGGACAGAACGTGAAAATTAAAAAAGGAACTTTAATAGGTGCATACACTGTAGTAGGAGATAATTGCATTATAGGAGAGCAGAGCTCGATTAAGAAAAGTGTTATCTGGGAAAATACATTTATTGACAGACAAGCGGAATTAAGAGGTTGTGTTTTATGCAAAAAAGTACACATGGGTTACAATTCATCAGCATTTGAATATTCAGTTATCGGAGAAGATACTACTGTTAAAGAAAATGCTATTATCAAGCCAAATATTAAAATATGGCCCAATAAGATTATTGAGAGCGGGGTTGAAGTTAACTCAAATCTAATATGGGGTTCAAAATCCACACGTTCAATATTCGGGAACAGAGGAGTTGCGGGTGAAATTAATGTTGATATTACACCTGAGTATGCATCAAAACTTGGAGCCGCATATGGTGCTTTGTTTAAAGGAAAGGGAACCATTGCAATTAGCTGTGACCATTCAAGAGCAGCTCAGATGCTTAAAATATCATTTATATCTGGAATACTTTCTTCAGGCATGGAAGTTATAGACTTTGGAAGTATGCTTTTACCTATGGCCAGATCTGCTATAAGGTTCTATAGGGCAGATGGAGGTATTCATATCAGTACTTCTTTTGAAGATAACCAAAGACTGTTTATAGATTTCTTGGATAAAAACGGAAGCAATATAGAAAGAGCCATGGAACGTAAAATCGAAAATGCATTTGCCAGAGAAGATTTTAGTAGATGTGAAGGAGATTGTATAAAAGGAGTAAAGACTATAGAAGGATATGGCGACTTTTATTTACGCAGCATAATCAATAGTGTAAAATCTGAAAATATGAACTTTAAAATAGCTGTGAACTCTCCTTCACATTTTATCAGCAGCTCTATTTCTTCACTGCTGGAGGAACTTGGATGCAGCGTAGAAGTGATGAATCTGCGTTTTATGAATACATTGACAATGCGGCAAAGTAATACTTCAGAAGACATGAATTCTTTTGCAGGCTTTATAAGGGATGGAAAATTTGACCTGGGAGTTTCCATTGGAGATAATTGTGAAAAAATGATATTGATAGACAGCAAAGGAAGAATAGTAAATGAAGATATGTTCATTGCCCTTATTTCACTGATAATTTTTAAAACCATCAAGGGCGGAACAGTAGTTGTACCCATCTCTGCAAGCCAGGTAGTAGAAAAGATAGCAAGCCAACATAATGGCAAAGTTATAAGGAGCAAAACATCCACTCAGGATATAATGAGTAAAATATGGTGCAACGGAGAAAAAGCAGAAATACTTGAGCAGTTTACAATGCGTTTTGATGCGATAGCAGGTTTGGTAAAAATACTTGATTTTATGAAGAATAATAATTATACGCTTTCAGAACTGGTAGATATGATTCCTGAAATTCACATGAATAAGAAAGAAGTTGAATGTCCTTGGGATGCAAAAGGTAAAGTAATCAGGCATATAATCCAGGAGCAAAGAGGGGAAAGTATAGAAACCCTTGAAGGAGTAAAAATTTATGAGAACGGGGGATGGGTCTTAGTATTGCCGGATGCCGAGAAACCTGTATGCAAGGTAATCAGTGAAAGTTATTCAGAAGAATTTGCTGAGGAGTTAGCCAGCGTATATGCTGATAAAATACGGGAAATAAGCAGAAATGCGTAG
- a CDS encoding HD-GYP domain-containing protein, with the protein MRFVPVNCLREGSIVAKKLVGRNGELLLNAGTVIQNSYIEKIKRHGYNGIYIEDDFSKDIEISGLISDELKYRTVFGLKKVYKTLEQEKKLSNDDIEKIYNLANNLLEELLSNKELIVNMIDIKMFDEYTYFHSVNVSVLSIVIGISLNLDKNLLYNLALSSLLHDIGKVFIDKEILNKRGKLTKKESEIIRTHPFSGYDYLKSTNHFPASVYIGILQHHEKCNGAGYPMALSGKNISLFGKIISIADIYDAMTSDRPYRKALLPSEAIEYIMGGSGTLFDKEIVKYFVERITPYPNGTCVRLSNNSLALVVENYKDCCLRPKVKVIFENDKLVDPYILDLRNDQRTRNITIVGLFNL; encoded by the coding sequence ATGAGATTTGTACCGGTTAATTGCCTGAGAGAGGGATCAATAGTAGCTAAAAAACTAGTTGGAAGAAATGGTGAACTTCTTTTAAATGCTGGTACTGTAATACAGAATTCCTATATTGAAAAAATAAAACGGCATGGTTACAACGGAATTTATATAGAAGATGATTTTTCAAAAGACATTGAAATTTCCGGTCTGATAAGTGATGAATTAAAATATAGGACTGTTTTTGGTTTAAAAAAAGTTTACAAGACCCTCGAACAGGAAAAAAAATTGTCAAATGATGATATTGAAAAAATTTATAACCTGGCTAACAATCTACTGGAAGAACTTCTTTCAAACAAAGAACTAATAGTTAATATGATTGATATAAAGATGTTCGATGAATACACATATTTTCATTCTGTGAATGTATCAGTATTATCGATCGTTATTGGTATTTCTTTAAACCTTGATAAAAATTTATTGTACAATTTAGCTCTTTCATCTCTGCTTCATGATATAGGAAAAGTTTTTATTGATAAAGAAATCCTCAATAAAAGAGGCAAATTAACAAAAAAAGAAAGTGAGATAATAAGAACCCATCCTTTTAGTGGCTATGATTATTTAAAATCCACTAATCATTTCCCTGCATCTGTGTATATTGGAATACTTCAGCATCATGAAAAATGCAATGGCGCCGGATATCCTATGGCACTATCAGGGAAAAATATATCACTTTTTGGCAAAATTATTTCAATTGCAGATATATATGATGCCATGACTTCGGACAGACCGTATAGAAAAGCGTTACTCCCTTCAGAAGCAATTGAATATATTATGGGCGGTAGCGGAACTCTATTTGACAAGGAAATTGTAAAATATTTTGTTGAACGTATTACTCCTTATCCAAATGGAACCTGCGTTCGTCTCAGTAACAACAGCCTTGCACTGGTAGTTGAAAACTACAAGGACTGTTGTCTGAGACCAAAAGTCAAGGTTATTTTTGAGAATGATAAGTTGGTCGATCCCTATATCTTAGATCTTCGTAATGACCAAAGAACACGGAATATTACTATTGTAGGGTTATTTAATCTTTAA
- a CDS encoding carbohydrate-binding protein — protein MSLTSKNAKNCEYIENGVMISPNIPTVGEKIKISYDGLLAKSGATQVYAHVGYGSKWDGVCDYHMKKTKTGFEALIPVESSSTLNLCFKDAAGNWDNNSGKNYVFNVSH, from the coding sequence ATGTCCTTAACATCAAAAAATGCTAAAAATTGTGAATATATTGAGAATGGAGTAATGATCAGCCCCAATATACCTACTGTGGGAGAAAAAATAAAAATATCTTACGATGGATTACTTGCGAAAAGTGGAGCAACACAGGTTTATGCCCATGTAGGTTATGGAAGCAAATGGGATGGAGTATGTGATTACCATATGAAAAAAACCAAAACAGGATTTGAAGCATTAATCCCAGTTGAAAGTTCCAGCACATTGAACCTTTGTTTTAAGGATGCTGCTGGTAACTGGGATAATAATTCCGGCAAGAATTATGTATTTAATGTAAGTCATTAA